The genomic window ttgaatgtGGCCATGAGAATTGAAAATTGCATCAATTACAATGACAATTAGTAATGTTCAATTTAGATGAGATGGTAGGGGACCTTAGGTGAATAACATAATTtaactattttaaattttatatcacCTCACTTACCTTATTATCAGTCTAGACATATGATATATGTAAGTAACTTAAAGTAAGattacaattttattttatgtataaAACAAATATTATAAAAGAATAGATGCACCAAAGACAAAGCTGCatcaaaattttcttgttttgatatTGTGACAACTCAGTTCTTGCTTAAAATAGAATGAATTGTAAAATAGAAGTTTTGGTTATTTATTACACTTGGAGTATGATTGAAGGGGAAAAATGCCTTGATATATCTCTCATATCTTTAGTCAACACAcgttagaatttcacaaatgaactaCTATAAGTAAGAAATCAGATGAAATCAATAACTTTGATGCACACAATCAGAAACAGAAAGAATAATTAGGGGCAGATGTGGCATAATAAACACGAATTTAAAAAAGGAATAATGATTTTTTAATCGTGTATATGAAAtccaaaatgaaatgaaataaatACCTGGTATCATAGCCAAAAAACATGCCACCAATTCAAGCAATCACACTATCAAAGAGACCAAATAATTAAAGTACTTACCTAATGATGTATAAATGCAAATTCAATAGATTATGCCTTTTAAATAGAAACCCTAAActgcaaaacaaaaaaaaatgaatactGATTGAAACCTGAAGCCCAATAGTGTTAATCCCACTTTGGAATAAATAACTAACAGTAGAAACATTATGCatttggaggaagaagaagaagtatgcAAGGATCTTTTTCTGCTTTCAAGCGCATGACGTGCAGCAGATTCCAACACTTCTCTAATCTCTGTTTATTACTGCAGTGGCACGTTCTTGAATATCCTTGTTCTTCCCCATCGTGCTTCCTCCATCTCTGGGTCGCCCTACTTCTCTGGACTTCCGAAATCTCCTTTCCTATTTAGTCTGACTTTTAAGATAAACTTCAAATCTTCAGCTACAATCTCGACCCTACTGGTTGCTGGGATACCGTCCGCTGCTCTCTTCACCTTGTGCTATAGTCTTTGCTGCTTAAACTTCTTTATCTGAGTTCACTCAGTTCTTTCTCCTTCGACACAAGGCTTTTTCTTGCTGCCATATTTGCAACTTCCAACTCTATTCTGATGAACAGGACTGCCCAACCGATCTTGGTGACTTGAAACACAATTTTCAGTTGGTGACATGAAGAGAAAAatgagaaggaagaggaggatcAGAAGATGTGGGGATGGCGGGGTGGTGAGAtgaagaaaaaaattaagtttctttttttttttttgttgctttttaattttcagtcaccaaaaataaaaggaaagagAGCAATTTGATTTTGAGAATGAAATTGTGCGGGAAAATCTCGGCTTCGACGCACTGGAGGAACACTGTTCTTTGCTGTAACGTGTCGTCACCACTGATACTGCTAAATTGGGGAGAATATTGTTCTGTGCCTCGTGTATTGAACTATTtaacttttatattttaaatagatGCTTTGCCTACGCAATTTTGGTCAATTAAATGTCATGTAGAACCACACGCGATATTGATTAATAAGCTGAGCAGATTTTGTTTAATGAATGAATtacattttaattgattttttaatataaaactaaaatatatatacaaagtTACAAACATTCGACCAAGTCAATTACCTACTATTTTAAAGTCTCATGAATAAGAGCATGTAATTTAAATATAGTAGTACAAAAGTCATTTATGCAATAAGTAAGAATTAATTTGAAGTTAAATTACATATTTCTCTAAGTCCGTGACTCCATGATAAGATAGGCAAGGCTACTAGGCTATTAACTGCGGATGGCAGGGAACCACATCCTCATATCATATCACTGTGATAATCGGTGAGCTAATCAAGCACAAGGTAAAGATATTAGCAACTAAGTGCTAACCTTTGCGATTATCATTGATCAGCCTTAATCCGTTAGGTACATCTTCACAATGCTCCACGTGATGAACGAGGGAAGTGAAGTCAATAGTTCTATTGGCACTACATTCATACTTGGGAGGATAATGGAAACAAGGCTCCATGGACATGGCTCGTTGACAAGGAGGCTCTGGGACTGTTTCCCCATATGGCCTCTTCAGAATCCACGGCTTCAAACCTCCAAGACCATGAGCAACATACCCAAAAGTGGACTTGGGACTAGTAACCAATGCATCACACAAACTCAACAAAAACTCTTATCACTTCTCCAGTCACTGTTGTGTTCATCATATACATATTTCTCAGCCTCTCCCCATATTCAGAGTATAATGATGCTACTAGAACAGCTTTTGAGATTGTGGCACGGTTCTTCAAAGAAGTTGTCGACTTTTCCATGTCTATTTCAGGAAGAAGCTTGTGCCTGAGGACGCAGGCTATAATTTCATTGATAATAGTTTGATGTGATGCTCTATGAGTATTGAATACCCTAATCTGCAGGCCAATCTTCTCATTTGCCTTGGCTAAGTGCGCCTGATAGAACTTGCTGATTAATTCCCATGCCTTGTTTGATGGGTGGAAAAGGTAACGTCCTAGATGGTGAAAAATTGTGTCTTTCTGGGGGAACATTTTGCTCAAGTCTTTTCTAAAGGATGGAATCAGAAAAAGAGAAGGGACAAAATATTGATCTGACCATAAAATCATCACGGGAACTCTCTGAAGAAGATTTTGACAATGATCACAATGGAAAAAGTTATTATGACCGTCATGGGTGTGTTGTAGATTAAGAATAAGAAATGATGGAAAAAGCTCCTTTGCATTGTATCCCTTATTGATTAGCATGCTTTCATGCGTTTTGATATGTTTCTGATCCTTCCAATAACGAAAATTCCTGGGCAATAACCATGAGGAATCAGCAAATGGCTCACAAAAGAGATCAGACATATCATCCCCAAATTTGACTAGTAGAACACGGTCTGTGAGGATAGCATAAAGAAATGCTGCAACCAGGGTTAGCATCCTGTTCCCTAGGCCATTGGAAGCTGTCCAGACAAGGTATTTGCACTTCTCACCTGCACCGCTTTTGCTAGATTTTGTGCTCTTTCCCATAATTTTGTCATAGGATTTGGTATGTGGTCCACAACTTCTATGAAGATGTTCATACTTTCGTAGCTTGGATATCAGATATACAGAAGGTTTGTGAGGGGAACGTTTGCGAAACAAGTAAGATTGATACCTACTAATGCATGATCCTTCATCAAATGTGGAAACTAGAAGTCCATCAAGGAGTCTGACACTAGACAAGCCAACTGTAGATAGGGTTGAATCATTCTTCTCATCTTCAAACGAATGATTCTTTGAACCTGTAGTGTGGAAATAAAGATTTCTTAAATATTGATACCTGGAttctaaataatatttaaatctaGATTATAATGTGTTGATAGTTTACAGAAGTTATGATAGCTTTGACTCCATGGATGGGAATGAATAAGATGAAACCATGTTAGTATTTCATTTTGACACAAGATTCAGCTAGAAATGAAGATCAGATTACCTTAACCAATGGTAACCTACTAATGTTGTTAATAAATGGAAATTTTCTCAAGTCCATAATAATAATCCAGATTTAAGTTCAAGAAGTCATAAGTATGTTTCCTATAAAGTACAACCAGATACACCCTTAATAATTGAAACTAATCCTGCCTTGTCTAGAACAAGCACTGTACgatgaaaataataaaatgaacattcaAGTAAGTAGATCAGAAAATAAAAGTAGGCTGAGATTAAGCTGCAAATACCAGCTTTACCAATATCTGCGTTTGTTGGAGTCTGAGCTTGTTCTTCTGAGCCGATTTGTTGTTTGCCTCCCAACATCTTATCTAACATACAAGTTTGAGAATCAGAAGTTGAG from Arachis ipaensis cultivar K30076 chromosome B09, Araip1.1, whole genome shotgun sequence includes these protein-coding regions:
- the LOC107614623 gene encoding LOW QUALITY PROTEIN: probable fucosyltransferase 8 (The sequence of the model RefSeq protein was modified relative to this genomic sequence to represent the inferred CDS: inserted 2 bases in 1 codon); the encoded protein is MTMDRLSFKRFRTLLVVGSITFPILFTLILMHQHSIYDLVEGVSNINILAARAQNATTNVLKEGRRNATVQVEEGKDQNVVDKMLGGKQQIGSEEQAQTPTNADIGKAGSKNHSFEDEKNDSTLSTVGLSSVRLLDGLLVSTFDEGSCISRYQSYLFRKRSPHKPSVYLISKLRKYEHLHRSCGPHTKSYDKIMGKSTKSSKSGAGEKCKYLVWTASNGLGNRMLTLVAAFLYAILTDRVLLVKFGDDMSDLFCEPFADSSWLLPRNFRYWKDQKHIKTHESMLINKGYNAKELFPSFLILNLQHTHDGHNNFFHCDHCQNLLQRVPVMILWSDQYFVPSLFLIPSFRKDLSKMFPQKDTIFHHLGRYLFHPSNKAWELISKFYQAHLAKANEKIGLQIRVFNTHRASHQTIINEIIACVLRHKLLPEIDMEKSTTSLKNRATISKAVLVASLYSEYGERLRNMYMMNTTVTGEVIRVXLLSLCDALVTSPKSTFGYVAHGLGGLKPWILKRPYGETVPEPPCQRAMSMEPCFHYPPKYECSANRTIDFTSLVHHVEHCEDVPNGLRLINDNRKG